Sequence from the Trachemys scripta elegans isolate TJP31775 chromosome 5, CAS_Tse_1.0, whole genome shotgun sequence genome:
GCTCAGTAGCACTGCCTCGGGGAAGAGGGCTCCCGGCAGGCCGGCGGCGCCGCAGTGATCGGCCAGGCGCAGGGTCTCGGTCAGCGCCCAGATGTAGTTGTGCGCGAAGCGCAGCGTCTCGATCTTGGTGAGCTTGGCGTCCTCGGGGAAGGTGGGCAGCACCTCGCGCAGCGCGTCCAGCGCCGCGTTCAGGTTGTGCATGCGGTTCCGCTCCCGGTTGTTGGCCTTCAGCCGCCGGCTCTTCTTGATCCTCTGCACCGTTTCGGCTGTCTTGGTCCCCCGGGAGCCGGCCCGggcccggccggagcgccgcttGCACTCGTGCCGCCTCAGGCTCAGCTGCAGCCGCGCCTGCTGCTCCTCCGCCGGGCGGGCCGGCGAGGGCGCCTGGAGTTCatcgtcctcctcttcctccgcGCTGGAGGAGAGCGGGGTGAGCGAGGCGGAGCAGGGCGAGGCcgggcccagcagcagcagctctccctCCGCCTTCAGCTCCAGGCTCTCCGGCTTCACGAACATCCTGCAACGAGAGCGGGAGAAGCCCCATCATCACGCCATGTCCCCGCATCTCCCCGGCCTCACAGGGCTGCAGCCCGCCCGCCCCAGGACTGGGgcgcccccctgctccctgcccaccctTGGCCGTGTAGCTGTCATGCGCCTATTGACACACGCGGCGATCTGCCCCCCCGCGCACACGTTGTCCCCGCGGTCTCTACGGCACTTCTCCTCCTCGCCAGCTCTAGCTCTAGCCCGGCAAGTCAACTCCGCGCAGCCAGCGCTGCCATAGGAACGCAGGGATGCATTCCCACCCCCGGCCGCTCTCTGCTGAGAACCTGACATCTCTCCCCTTTAAAACAGCTGGAGCGGGGCAGGCCGAACGCAGGGAGAGGGAAGCGGCCGGACTTAGCACAAGATATTTTGCTCTCAGCAACTGAGGGTTTTTTTGCGCAAAGTTTGAAGTAGAGACTCAGTGACTTACTTGGCTCCCCTTTACAATGTTTTGTCTCTTTGCGGAGTGCTCTCTCCCTGCACTGGCCCTCACCGCAATCTTCAGGGACAGATTTGCGTGtgtcccccccctcccttctcctggaGAGGGTCCCACTGTtatagggggtgggggtccagCTGCCTTTGCCAAAGAGGAGTTGAAGAAGGGCCGGttgcctgctgcctctgcctgtgtTTTGTTGGTGGGGTGTGTGAGAGCGAGTCCTGGTGGGGCCAGCTGCTGGCACGCGCCCCGGCACTCCAGTTAAAGTGAAGCTGCTTGAGGTTCAGTGGCTGTGTGTCTGGCACACGACTCTCCTTAAAACCCCTTATATATCCCCCAGAAAACAATCAAATCTACCCCCGGGGCCCCTtgagctttcccctccccctcccagggtttattctttcttttcatttcatttatcaTCActcatctcattctttttttctctctctcttttaaagccCCCTGCACCCCTTGCCTCCCTCCCCTGTCTTTCTTTTATCTGATCCCCATAAAGTGTGTGGTGCAGCCCCGGCTGCTCTGCGGTGTGATTGGTGCCTCGCGCTCGGTTGGAGCGTGCCGCTAATTTATTAATGAATGGGGGTCGCGAGGCGCAGCTGGCCAATCAGGGAGTCCCGCTAGCCACGCGCGCTGGAGCCTGCTCCTTTTCAGCAGCTCATTAGGCTGGAGGGCAGCGAAGGGGAGGGGGACTATAATATCCAAAACTCAACCCCCCTCCAGTCCCCTCTCCTCGCGGACTCGAATGCACAGAGAGACGGACGTACAGGCCGGGACACACAGACGCACCGATAGAAAAGATGAAGCTTGAGCTGATGTATCAGATTCCACTGAGAACAAGGGCAGCTCAGTGGTTGATACTCAATGAAATTCTGTGCCGCACAGTTTACACCCTACATTGACAACTGAAAGATACAATGATGGGAAGCACGTGTGTCCGTATAGGTCTATCCAAATAATATTGTGGGCGTGGTGTAGTACGATCTTGAGCTGGGGGGGTTGTtctggaggggtgtggggggggggggatgcggAGTAGAACGACTTCTAGTGTGTGGTACTGGATGGTGGTGTGGAGGAGGAGGTTTTTAGCTGTGCATGGTGGAGGGCATGAAGTAGGGTTATGTGTGAGTGTCTGGGGAGAGACTCCGCGTGCAAAGATGTGAAGAAGGAAGGTGTCTGTATTGCTGGATAGGGGGTTACAAGCCTGGAGCAAGATTATCTACGCCTTTCTGGGGAGGGGCGTGTGTGTAAGGGTAGCAGGTGTGGAGCAGGGCAATGGCTGTGTCAgaatagaggtgtgtgtgtgtgtgtgtgtgtgtggcgtgGAAGCCCACGTGCTGTTATCTggtacatgggggggggggagaactctTGTCTCCAAGGCATAACTACAAGCTCTTCAGTGAATGAGTTGCATTCCCGCTCCTCGTCGTGTGTGCTTGCCCAGTTTAGCTTGCTCAGTGTGTTTCGCACGaggtgtagacctgccctgaggaaAGGAGCTGTCCAGAGTCCCCTCAGCTAGCCAGTGCTCCTCGTTTGCCTTCTTCCAATAGTTTCCTTCTGGCTTGCTTGCCTAAACAAATCCCTCCCTTCTGTTTCCCTACGCCTCGGAGGGCATTCGAATCCTGTAGCCAAAAGACACCGGTGAGAGGATGCGCGTGTGGTTGTTGGAAGAGGGAGGATTAAAGAGACTGTGGCTACGGATTCAAGGGGGTTAGGGGTACACTGTGGGATCATTAGATAGCGATCCTTCAACAGCAGAATTGCCAGGAGGACTGGGTGATTTGTAGGGGAGGATTCGCATCTGCAAATGTCCTGAAATGAAGTGATTATGACACACCATAGCTCTGACGATAAATAGCATTGCAAGTGAGTTACCCAGGCTAGGAGAGGGGGAACTTTGAAAAGAACATAGAAAATCCATTGCCAGAATAGctaccattttaattttttcaggaAAGGACGTCTAAAGAGTTCTTGCCGTACAAAGGAGGAGAACAGTGCAGCTAATGTGGTCTGTTGAAATCGTTGGAAGGCCCATGTGCGGATAAGATCTGTACCTCCTGTTCTGGAGGGATCTGAGCAAATGAAACCTTTCTTGGCAACTCATGACACATACGGGAAATAATAAAGCCATGACAACAGGCTTGCACGAGATTcgtcattttttttttgcagccttttttttttaaatttctgtgcTAACGTATTTTCTCTGCTCTGTGTCCATTCGTGAAGTTTAAGGTTCTAAAATCcataataacaaaaataaaacaaaaggcgAGTTATGATTAGCATTGTTTGCGAACTCGGAACAACTTTAGAATTAAtatgaaaaaaagaaaggaaaggcttTTAAACATTGTCTTAAACACACTACATTTAGAAATTAATGCCAGTTTATGACGGGGCAGAGAGAGGACAGATTAAGAAGGAAGCTGCCTCATGTACATTTATGCTGTATTTTGTGTTTGAAGAACCAAccaagagaaaagggaaaagcAAGGGGGGAAATTATTGGGGGAACAAAAAGTGCATTGGAGATACATAGTTTTTATTACAACATACTGTAGTAAGATGTTAAAATACATATCTGAAGAAAATCTTAAATCTGCCTTTTTTGCCAGAGTTTCAACATGCTGAAAGAAATAAACGAATAAAGCAATACAACTGATTGAAAACAAGAGGGTTTTCTGCAGCTTTAGAGAGATGTTTCATATACACTCCTCTTCATACCTGACAGATCAGATGATATATCTACTCTTGCCTTGTATTTCCCTCGCCCTTGTAAAAGCAGGGAAATTCAGAGGAATGAACGGAAATGCATTTTTTGGCGATGtgtttattttctaatttataaTGTGCCATTCGTTCTATCGAGTCACAGGTTCACCAATTTCAAATCAACAATGTGAAATATAACACACTGACACAATATCCGCTCAAAAggacttaaacaaaacaaatcaaacaaacaaacaaaaaaccctggtCAGTCCACGACCAAAACTCAACCCCCACCCTTTCTCCAGACCACCCTCTTAGGCAAAAGTCTTGAGTGAACACATAGGCCTTGCAACATGCCCTGGAGGTCAACAAATTCGGTCTTTGTCGGTCCAACACGGAAAATGAATTTGTGCTAAAGACATATACAATCAAATGAAGCCCACAGCATACTTTAGTGTGCAAAATCAATTTCTATGAATATTGTTGTAAACATGATTATTGCAACTTGGGAGGGAGGAAAACCCCCACATCTAATAATACGCATAGAGAAACCTAAAAACTAGATGTTGATACCATTACACATACCACACACAGAGATACTGTACTTACTTAAATCTCAATGCAGCTCATTTAACTTCATATTCAACAGATATATTTCCAGATTCTACGTGATTTGGTCTTTCATAATGAGTGTGCCCGAATTTCTTtgtgaaaaatactttttatcaTTGTTATTTTAGCTTTCATGTTTTAGTGCTGAAACCAAATCTGAGAGTTAATATCACCttctaaatgttttatatttaaattcaATTGAATGTAATACACATACATACAGTTTCAGGTACCGGTGAAAGACTTCCTATACAGTCCTTGTACATGCTCCCTTAAGTTGAGTAAAATATTGACTGGTTTATTGAAAATCAAAAGTGTTACTAAATTTAGTGGACTGAATGGAAAGCGTCTGCGAATCTGGCAAGtgatttaaatgaatatttttaatattgttcatCAGAAGTATGGAAAATCTACATGCTTTCTTAACCATATGCAAGAGTAAAACCAAGAGAAACTCCATGCAACAGCCCTTAGTTTCCTCTCTACCTTATGAAAAATCTTCAATGCAGACTAGAGTCACCTACTCTCTGTTGTTCCACATTTCTggattccctcccccctccctattTACCGAGATTTATTTAAATTTGTCACTGGTGTAAAAAGTGATAGACTGGACATGGACAGTATTGGGGCTTTGTTAGAACAATTACAAATCAAAAGGCCCTTTAAAATGTCCAAACCCAATTTTTCTCCATGGTGTCTAGTTgacagaaacaaatatttatggGAGATGCTACAGGGAAAGAAAAGTTTGGAGGAAAGAAACTTCATAGAAAAACAATTTCAGTTGCGTGATTTAAACATAAAACATTGCAATAAGATACTGGGGACATAAAATGTTGCAATAAGAGTGACTGGAAAGTGCATGACCGTATGTTTTTCAAACTAGTTGCTTTTAACCAAGCCTCCTACTTGATCAGCAACTTAGCCAGGTCGTGATGGCAAAAAGCTATTTCAGTTCGGCCTCGATTTTGAGCCAAACGTGACCAAAGACCAATGTGCTAAGCTAGGCTTTCTAGCACTCTTTTAACGTAGCTAAATTCAAGAGGCACTTGTGTGGTCTAAAAATTGGCCGAATGAAACGAAGCTGAACTGTTATGCAAAGAGCGCTGAATAGCACCAGGGGGGTGGAAAAGAAGTATCGCCTACTGTCCACTGCATGAACTGTCCCCAAAGGGTCAAACTGTTCAGCTTCAGCCCCTTTGCCAGGCTCAAGCCTCCTTTGCAGGAACAAAAGCCCAAAGCAGGCAGTGATCAAGAAACAGGAGCACAATGATTTAAGCTCATCACACAGCCCAGAAATAAAGGGCACTGAGCTGgcgtgtgagtgagtgagagagatctTTAGAAAGGCTTTGTTCCTTATAAGAAGCTTGAACTCTGAGGCGACCCAAAAGTCCTAAAAGTTTAGGGTAGGTGTTGCTGAGGGACCTTTGGCTCCAGCCCATCCACGCTTCGACCTCACAAGTTGCGAGCCAGCATGAACGGCTCGCTGCTGCGCCAGGTGACCGGGGCCCTGAGCTGGGGACAGGGCATGTGTGCTCACGGGAGGGAGAACAAGGGTGTGTTTGGATGTTGCGGTACTGTGGCTAAAACCTAGGGCGCTCTCTGCACGTGCTGCGGCTTGCAGGAAGGGGCTGGCCAGGGTGAGGGGCCGCCAGCCCATGGCACTTAGCTGCGGTTCTCGGCCCCTCTCCTGGGGGGTAGTGGTTGGGGGCGAGGGCAGACACTCAGTTCCTGTTGGCATTGAGGGTGTTGAGAGCGTCAGCCCGGGGCACCCCCCACCCTTCAGTGTGTTACAGTGCCCCTCCACCCAATCCCAAAGACtcgctttcctcctcctttcgTGTCTGTGGAAATGAAGCAGCGGGCCAGATTAATGCATTGGTTGGGTTTCACCCTGAGCCCTCCTTGTCCCTGTGGCTTCAAGGCGTCTTTTCCTTCTAGCACAGAGCCCCCCGGTGGGACCGTGCCCCCGTTTTAGGCCGATTGTTCCCTTCCAGATTTGCATGGCAGGTGCAGGCCTGCGGAGTGATTTTTAGCCCCATGCCCCCCTCTCCGTCTCCCCCAAAGGGTGTCTGTGTGCTGTGAAAAAGGCCGCCGGTCCCCTCCTTTCCCATGAAGAAGAGAAGACGCCAGAGCCCGCGTGAACATGCTTCAGTTTTCTTATTATTTTCTATAGATCTGGGCAAAAGAACAGCCGATTGTGTGAAAAACCCGGTGCCTGCAAAAGGGACATTGGCCATCCAGGCGAAGGTGCGAGAGCGAGCGAGCACTAATCGCTGAACCAGGAGACAAATACGATTACCAGCTTCGAGCCTTGAGTCAGaaagtctcatagactttaagatgtTAATCCCCAACATAATCCTTCCTTTGGCGTGTAGGAATAGTGCAGCCACAAGAgttgttttgttatttatattggcGTTTAATAAAACTCAGCCAGTGGTGAATGGGCTGCCCACTCTCCAATGGTAATTAATTCCCTATTTCAGTGACCCAATTGTGCTGGGATAGAGCAGTGGGACagtcccactgccccagcccgccTTTGTGCAGCTACACAGCTCTCGTGCTTCAACAGCTATGGAAACTCATTCTTTTGATGTCATTCAAGGAGTTTTCCTTGGGCATCTTCTAAACTTCAAGGACCCTTTTCTTTCTCAAACGCATGAAAAGCAGGGCTAGCTTGACCACCTCTGTAGAATGTAATGATTTGGTGAAAGGGCCTTTTGGGGGGTTGtgtaaggagagagagaaagaaaatttgGCAGGGGGCTATCCAAACGTGAGCGCACCAACCTCATTCAGCTCCTAATATATACAGATCTTAAAAGCCATCCTTCCTTATTACATATACTTCTGGGCGTCTCTTGCCCaagccattttttttcaaaaaggatCTGCTGAGAAACGTGTATTATTTTACACTCTTGCCACACATTCAAATAGGAGCATGTTGGCATTGTGCACTCGcagccctgaagaaaaaaaaatctaagacgGTATTTTCGGCCATTAAAAGGGAAAGCTAAGCTGGGTGGAATCGGTTCGGTTAGTGTTCTAGCCAAGGATGCGCTATTTGCTTTTATATGTTGGGCCCTGGGAGAGTCGAGGAGAAAGTAATAGCAATTAGGTGGCTGGAGAAGGAAGGTGTGAAATAAACACGTGAAGAACATGCAGTGGCGCTGCAAAGCAGTCCCAGCGCGAGCAGCTCCTTCTATGTCTTTATACACACTTAAAAAAACACCCACCTTCGCAAGTCACAGAAACAATTCTGAATTCAACTAAGAAAATACAGAGTGAACCATATGGCCAGGGTGGCTCGAGTTGGCTGCATTTTCCCCCAGACAAAGAAGGGATTGAGAGttgaaggaaaggagaaaaaaaccaACTTTCCGGCTGATGAAGCTGTTGTCTGGAGGCAATGATCCCAAATCTCAAGGCTTTATTCCAGGCTCCGACTGAGACGTGATATGTCATATGATTAGCATCTTTCATATTTACAAGAGTAGTATAGGCTGCCAGTCTTTAGAGAAAGGCGAGAGAAAGAAGGGGCATATGC
This genomic interval carries:
- the NEUROG2 gene encoding neurogenin-2, producing MFVKPESLELKAEGELLLLGPASPCSASLTPLSSSAEEEEDDELQAPSPARPAEEQQARLQLSLRRHECKRRSGRARAGSRGTKTAETVQRIKKSRRLKANNRERNRMHNLNAALDALREVLPTFPEDAKLTKIETLRFAHNYIWALTETLRLADHCGAAGLPGALFPEAVLLSPGGAPASTDSSPSPASSWSCTNSPLSSASSSYSCTLSPASPGSSASDMDYWHPDKHRYAPPRPLARDFI